In Rathayibacter sp. VKM Ac-2762, one DNA window encodes the following:
- a CDS encoding glycosyltransferase, whose amino-acid sequence MAARSSPHARGKGPIITAVIDATTRSRSVPPVGPGLIVHEWVERRGGAERVLEAMTEAFADADVRVLWSDCAEVVGRPVSESWLARTPLRRHKVLALPAMLPTWRLPVGASREWVLVSSHLFAHHVRTSGPTRKLVYAHTPARYIWEPDRDGRGSSLAARTASLLLKPIDRLRAAEASSIAVNSLFTGQRVRDAWHQPSRVIYPPVNTELLSTITDWRSPLDDDELRLLDSLARPFILGASRFVPYKRLEKVMDAGARTGLPVVIAGHGPWEARLRAYAEEIRADVTFVISPSDQLIRALYAQALVYVFPAVEDFGIMPVEAMACGTPVIGTDIGGVRESVSLAGGGVIADLEGDPDWSDLLRRALALDVDAFRARTRVFSRRRFIAEIQDWVAEQTA is encoded by the coding sequence ATGGCCGCCCGATCCTCACCGCACGCCCGGGGGAAGGGGCCCATCATCACTGCCGTCATCGACGCGACCACCCGTTCCCGATCCGTCCCGCCGGTCGGTCCCGGCCTGATCGTGCACGAGTGGGTCGAGCGCCGCGGAGGCGCCGAGCGCGTGCTCGAGGCGATGACCGAGGCCTTCGCCGACGCCGACGTCCGCGTCCTCTGGAGCGACTGCGCCGAGGTCGTCGGCAGGCCCGTCTCGGAGTCCTGGCTGGCGCGCACGCCGCTGCGCCGCCACAAGGTCCTCGCTCTGCCGGCGATGCTGCCCACGTGGAGGCTCCCGGTCGGCGCCTCCCGCGAGTGGGTGCTGGTCAGCTCGCACCTCTTCGCCCACCACGTCCGCACCAGCGGGCCGACCCGCAAGCTCGTCTACGCGCACACGCCGGCCCGCTACATCTGGGAGCCCGACCGCGACGGCCGCGGCAGCAGCCTCGCCGCCCGCACCGCGAGCCTGCTCCTCAAGCCGATCGACCGCCTCCGCGCCGCCGAGGCCTCCTCCATCGCCGTGAACAGCCTCTTCACCGGGCAGCGGGTGCGCGACGCGTGGCACCAGCCGTCGCGGGTCATCTACCCGCCGGTGAACACCGAGCTGCTCTCGACGATCACCGACTGGCGCTCCCCGCTCGACGACGACGAGCTGCGCCTCCTCGACTCGCTCGCCCGGCCGTTCATCCTGGGCGCCTCGCGGTTCGTCCCCTACAAGCGCCTCGAGAAGGTCATGGACGCCGGAGCCCGCACCGGGCTGCCGGTCGTCATCGCCGGGCACGGCCCCTGGGAGGCGCGGCTCCGCGCCTACGCCGAGGAGATCCGGGCCGACGTGACCTTCGTCATCTCGCCCTCCGACCAGCTGATCCGCGCGCTCTACGCGCAGGCGCTCGTGTACGTCTTCCCCGCGGTCGAGGACTTCGGGATCATGCCCGTCGAGGCGATGGCCTGCGGGACGCCGGTCATCGGGACCGACATCGGCGGAGTGCGCGAGAGCGTGTCCCTCGCCGGCGGGGGCGTCATCGCCGACCTCGAGGGCGATCCGGACTGGAGCGACCTGCTGCGCCGTGCGCTCGCGCTCGACGTCGACGCCTTCCGGGCTCGCACCCGGGTCTTCTCGCGCCGGCGCTTCATCGCCGAGATCCAGGACTGGGTCGCCGAGCAGACCGCCTGA
- the galE gene encoding UDP-glucose 4-epimerase GalE yields MRVLLVGGAGYIGSHTAVALLESGHEALVVDDLSHASERTLDAVEELTGSVVPRLIADARDTAALTRFLAAHGPVDALVLLAGLKSVGDSVRRPLEYWTVNVGLATAAFSVAAERGIRTVVFSSSAAVYSPGCVMPVGEDSPAGLSAASPYGATKRVIEEILGDAARADPLLRAVSLRYFNPIGAHPSGRIGEDPATAPGSLLPVLTRAAGDPSRCVDVLGDDYPTPDGTGLRDYIHVCDLAAGHVAALERARPGHRVYNLGTGSPTSVLELIDEVERASGETVRWRAVGRRPGDLAASWADPARAERELGWRAVRTVREGVRDQWRWQTLQRIGVS; encoded by the coding sequence ATGCGAGTCCTTCTGGTGGGCGGAGCGGGCTACATCGGGAGCCACACCGCCGTCGCGCTCCTCGAGAGCGGCCACGAGGCGCTGGTCGTGGACGACCTCTCGCACGCGAGCGAGCGGACCCTCGACGCGGTGGAGGAGCTGACCGGCTCAGTGGTCCCCCGCCTGATCGCCGACGCGCGCGACACGGCCGCGCTGACCCGCTTCCTCGCCGCCCACGGACCGGTCGACGCCCTGGTCCTGCTCGCCGGGCTCAAGTCGGTCGGCGACTCGGTGCGGCGGCCCCTCGAGTACTGGACGGTCAACGTCGGGCTCGCCACCGCGGCGTTCTCGGTCGCGGCGGAGAGGGGGATCCGCACCGTCGTCTTCTCGAGCTCGGCGGCCGTCTACAGCCCGGGCTGCGTGATGCCGGTCGGGGAGGACTCCCCCGCCGGACTGAGCGCGGCGAGCCCCTACGGCGCGACCAAGCGCGTCATCGAGGAGATCCTCGGCGACGCCGCGCGCGCCGATCCCCTCCTGCGCGCGGTCAGCCTCCGCTACTTCAATCCCATCGGCGCGCACCCGTCGGGGCGGATCGGCGAGGATCCGGCCACGGCGCCGGGGAGCCTCCTGCCCGTGCTGACGCGGGCCGCGGGCGACCCCTCCCGGTGCGTCGACGTCCTCGGCGACGACTACCCGACCCCCGACGGCACGGGGCTGCGCGACTACATCCACGTCTGCGATCTCGCGGCCGGGCACGTCGCGGCGCTCGAGCGCGCGCGGCCCGGGCACCGGGTCTACAACCTCGGCACGGGCTCGCCGACGAGCGTCCTCGAGCTGATCGACGAGGTCGAGCGGGCGAGCGGGGAGACGGTCCGGTGGCGGGCCGTGGGGCGCCGGCCGGGCGACCTCGCCGCGAGCTGGGCCGACCCGGCGCGCGCCGAGCGGGAGCTGGGCTGGCGGGCGGTGCGCACCGTCCGCGAGGGCGTCCGCGACCAGTGGCGGTGGCAGACCCTGCAGCGCATCGGCGTCTCCTGA
- a CDS encoding glycosyltransferase, with amino-acid sequence MSVASVVVPSYAGAARLPRLLAALAAQTHRDLDVVVVLDGVVDASEHALDASPVPVRRVVLPENRGRSAALTAGFDAARGDVLIRCDDDLEPGPGWAAAHVGAHRDAVVGVVGLCPDVDPGTAYSRAYGRPAGERFRRGAYAAGPDASWRYWGGNVSVTRATYDRVGGYSTDYREYGWEDVDWGYRLHRLGVPVRIEPGAEALHHGASVSAAVRSRRAFLSGAARRTFERLHPEQVREAVPAAGAWDAAVRLLARGGSERRTALVAGFADAALGVVPRPVGEKLVALAVESAAIAGYDRGRGRPAHG; translated from the coding sequence ATGAGCGTCGCGAGCGTCGTCGTCCCCAGCTACGCGGGGGCGGCCCGCCTGCCCCGCCTCCTCGCCGCCCTCGCGGCTCAGACCCACCGCGATCTCGACGTGGTCGTGGTCCTCGACGGCGTCGTCGACGCCAGCGAGCACGCCCTCGACGCCTCCCCCGTGCCTGTGCGCCGCGTCGTGCTCCCCGAGAACCGGGGGCGCTCCGCCGCGCTCACGGCCGGCTTCGATGCCGCGCGGGGCGACGTGCTGATCCGCTGCGACGACGACCTCGAGCCCGGCCCGGGCTGGGCCGCCGCGCACGTCGGGGCCCACCGGGACGCGGTCGTCGGCGTCGTCGGCCTCTGCCCCGACGTCGACCCGGGCACCGCCTACTCCCGCGCCTACGGCCGGCCCGCCGGCGAGCGCTTCCGCCGCGGCGCCTACGCGGCGGGCCCCGACGCCTCCTGGCGCTACTGGGGCGGCAACGTCTCGGTGACGCGGGCGACCTACGACCGGGTCGGCGGCTACAGCACCGACTACCGCGAGTACGGCTGGGAGGACGTCGACTGGGGCTACCGGCTGCACCGCCTGGGAGTGCCGGTGCGGATCGAGCCCGGCGCGGAGGCCCTGCACCACGGCGCCTCCGTCTCGGCGGCGGTCCGCAGCCGGCGCGCGTTCCTCTCGGGGGCGGCCCGCCGCACCTTCGAGCGGCTGCACCCCGAGCAGGTGCGGGAGGCGGTGCCCGCAGCCGGCGCGTGGGACGCAGCCGTGCGACTCCTGGCCCGCGGCGGGAGCGAGCGGCGGACGGCACTGGTCGCGGGATTCGCGGACGCCGCGCTCGGAGTGGTGCCCCGCCCGGTCGGCGAGAAGCTGGTCGCGCTCGCCGTCGAGTCCGCGGCGATCGCGGGCTACGACCGCGGCAGAGGGCGCCCCGCGCACGGGTGA
- a CDS encoding choice-of-anchor G family protein, whose translation MSESNPLASSDISDKSEKKSANSAGVFARRTVVAGAVWSVPAVMLAQSASAVSISCFPVGTVFQAVARGRLLSGFLGGVNLDTVAGVSGVTAIAPDQGNPAVVTGGVNATVLNTIAVNATGLTGTLSSLLTLAAPAGVGTLNQYASANTNGTVRGASGAITDAGQLALDSTAGSFPDFGTVNLRAILAASGGAGVAALLTNVTDLTLRIGALTGRASLQSACVPGSDNLQRDYQVGRLDLVLTSPTLTAITTALNTLLGAVVNLSGLGLTVTVDTTSVLGGSIPGGTQPIQAQLSTNPATITVDLFSLLGGAPGQGATSPYVNGLPPNSTLFVDNALQVPGTAVGNFTAALLSTLTTRLGAAIRVNGVPLVSAGVVGLGVQALVTTLLTVTLPPLLTTLQNAVLTPVFTALTNVIQIDVNAQNRSTNPTGPAALEALPVGRYDVAALYIRAVGLVNLLDLFIARGSVGPNVRTG comes from the coding sequence ATGTCGGAGTCTAATCCGCTCGCATCCAGCGATATCAGCGATAAGAGCGAGAAGAAGAGCGCGAATTCTGCGGGCGTCTTCGCACGGCGGACGGTCGTGGCCGGAGCGGTCTGGTCGGTGCCCGCGGTGATGCTGGCGCAGTCCGCCTCCGCCGTCTCGATCAGCTGCTTCCCGGTGGGGACGGTCTTCCAGGCGGTCGCCCGCGGACGCCTCCTCAGCGGCTTCCTCGGCGGCGTGAACCTCGACACCGTGGCCGGCGTCTCGGGCGTGACGGCGATCGCTCCCGACCAGGGCAACCCGGCCGTCGTGACCGGCGGCGTCAACGCCACGGTGCTGAACACGATCGCCGTGAACGCGACCGGGCTGACCGGCACGCTCTCCTCCCTCCTCACGCTGGCGGCTCCCGCCGGCGTCGGCACTCTCAACCAGTACGCGTCGGCGAACACGAACGGCACCGTCCGCGGCGCCTCCGGCGCGATCACGGACGCGGGCCAGCTGGCGCTCGACTCGACGGCGGGGAGCTTCCCCGACTTCGGGACGGTGAACCTCCGGGCGATCCTCGCGGCGTCCGGCGGCGCCGGAGTGGCCGCTCTGCTCACCAACGTGACGGACCTGACCCTGCGGATCGGTGCCCTGACCGGTCGCGCGTCCCTCCAGTCGGCCTGCGTGCCCGGGTCGGACAACCTGCAGCGCGACTACCAGGTCGGCCGCCTGGACCTGGTGCTGACCTCGCCGACGCTGACCGCGATCACGACGGCGCTCAATACGCTGCTCGGTGCCGTGGTGAACCTCTCGGGCCTCGGGCTGACGGTCACGGTCGACACCACGTCGGTCCTCGGCGGCAGCATCCCCGGCGGCACGCAGCCGATCCAGGCGCAGCTGTCGACGAACCCCGCGACCATCACGGTCGATCTCTTCTCGCTGCTCGGCGGAGCACCGGGCCAGGGCGCGACCTCGCCCTACGTCAACGGCCTCCCGCCGAACTCGACCCTCTTCGTCGACAACGCCCTGCAGGTGCCGGGCACGGCGGTGGGGAACTTCACCGCCGCGCTCCTCTCCACCCTGACGACCCGGCTCGGGGCCGCCATCCGGGTGAACGGCGTCCCGCTGGTCAGTGCGGGTGTCGTCGGTCTGGGCGTCCAGGCGCTGGTGACCACCCTGCTCACCGTCACCCTCCCGCCGCTGCTCACGACGCTGCAGAACGCGGTCCTCACCCCGGTCTTCACGGCTCTGACGAACGTCATCCAGATCGACGTCAACGCGCAGAACCGCTCGACCAACCCGACCGGGCCCGCCGCCCTCGAGGCGCTCCCCGTCGGCCGCTACGACGTCGCGGCGCTCTACATCCGCGCGGTGGGGCTCGTGAACCTGCTCGACCTGTTCATCGCCCGCGGCTCCGTCGGGCCGAACGTCCGCACGGGCTAG
- a CDS encoding PqqD family protein → MTRRLIRAPFGLGVRFTFDDTVPDRFVTEVEESWNDVDDDADRPGSEYRVSLTEPVGEPGVIAQPTEEALAEHIGAALTLAAADACEGRLLSVHASAVALPDGRVVAFAGRPGAGKSTLVSLAARRYGYVTDETVAVRRDGRVLPFRKPVALLDGGDWKRYRSPAAMGLQPLPDAPLRLAALLLIARDPSGPAEPRLEPIAFDEALSALLPELSHFARLPAALHHLAGLLDSVGGARVLRYREAETVLPLLERIGEPSPVVADAPEADPAAPGPGLLARAAGVEWVERDGVVSCLLDERVETLTGIGPVLWRVLGTPATVDALTGAVVAEHGAPPAGDPRAHVEAVLDAMVEHGLVVHGA, encoded by the coding sequence ATGACCCGCCGGCTGATCCGCGCCCCCTTCGGGCTCGGCGTGCGCTTCACCTTCGACGACACCGTCCCCGACCGCTTCGTGACGGAGGTGGAGGAGTCGTGGAACGACGTGGACGACGACGCCGATCGCCCGGGATCCGAATACCGGGTGTCGCTGACCGAGCCGGTCGGGGAGCCCGGAGTGATCGCGCAGCCGACCGAGGAGGCCCTCGCCGAGCACATCGGCGCCGCGCTCACCCTCGCGGCGGCCGACGCCTGCGAGGGCCGGCTGCTCAGCGTGCACGCCTCCGCGGTCGCCCTGCCCGACGGCCGCGTCGTCGCGTTCGCCGGGCGGCCCGGTGCCGGGAAGTCGACCCTCGTGAGCCTCGCCGCTCGGCGGTACGGGTACGTGACCGACGAGACGGTCGCCGTCCGCCGCGACGGGCGGGTGCTGCCGTTCCGGAAGCCCGTCGCCCTCCTCGACGGCGGCGACTGGAAGCGGTACCGCTCCCCCGCCGCGATGGGCCTGCAGCCGCTGCCGGACGCTCCGCTGCGCCTGGCCGCCCTGCTCCTGATCGCCCGCGACCCGTCCGGCCCGGCGGAGCCCCGGCTCGAGCCGATCGCCTTCGACGAGGCGCTCTCGGCGCTGCTGCCCGAGCTGAGCCACTTCGCACGGCTGCCCGCGGCGCTGCACCACCTCGCCGGGCTGCTCGATTCCGTCGGCGGGGCGCGGGTGCTCCGCTACCGCGAGGCGGAGACGGTGCTGCCCCTCCTCGAGCGGATCGGGGAGCCGTCGCCGGTCGTCGCCGATGCACCAGAGGCCGATCCTGCGGCGCCCGGCCCGGGCCTGCTCGCGCGCGCCGCTGGCGTCGAGTGGGTCGAGCGCGACGGAGTGGTCAGCTGCCTCCTCGACGAGCGGGTCGAGACGCTGACCGGGATCGGCCCGGTGCTGTGGCGCGTTCTCGGGACGCCCGCGACGGTCGACGCGCTGACCGGGGCCGTCGTCGCCGAGCACGGCGCCCCGCCCGCGGGCGACCCCCGGGCGCACGTCGAGGCCGTGCTCGACGCGATGGTCGAGCACGGCCTCGTGGTCCACGGCGCCTGA
- a CDS encoding nucleotidyltransferase family protein, translated as MELVGVLWADEAVPLVSAFVHRRADAAGLRALVLKGPTAAADRLRPPRTSGDVDLLVAPDDLPRILALLAADGWTERPWPDGPTLAAKHSRSYRHAAWPVDIDVHWRWPGFLVPPRDAFEALWSRHRIVELAGRPVATASVADSALVLALHALRDAWQITDPRLTRPSDYDLLVEAVGARAELHAPLRAAAEELGAVQTAQPFLDALGIRARAGEVPAAELRAWRINASSPHASAGVGAGRARGRLAAAAAASPAPSSPPPRPARRRPAIGPRRIDVAAGWWRRLRRGARTAPLAWDHLRRTDRT; from the coding sequence ATGGAGCTCGTGGGCGTTCTCTGGGCCGACGAGGCCGTGCCGCTCGTGTCGGCGTTCGTCCACCGGCGGGCCGACGCGGCGGGCCTGCGCGCACTCGTGCTCAAGGGCCCGACCGCCGCCGCCGACCGGCTCCGGCCGCCCCGCACCTCCGGCGACGTCGACCTCCTGGTCGCCCCCGACGACCTGCCCCGGATCCTGGCCCTCCTGGCCGCCGACGGCTGGACCGAGCGGCCCTGGCCGGACGGCCCGACGCTCGCGGCCAAGCACTCGCGCTCCTACCGGCACGCCGCCTGGCCGGTCGACATCGACGTGCACTGGCGCTGGCCGGGCTTCCTCGTGCCGCCGCGCGACGCCTTCGAGGCGCTGTGGAGCCGGCACCGGATCGTGGAGCTGGCCGGCCGTCCGGTGGCGACCGCGAGCGTCGCCGACTCGGCGCTCGTGCTGGCGCTGCACGCGCTCCGCGACGCCTGGCAGATCACGGACCCGCGCCTCACGCGGCCCTCCGACTACGACCTGCTCGTCGAGGCGGTGGGCGCCCGCGCGGAGCTGCACGCTCCGCTCCGGGCGGCGGCGGAGGAGCTCGGCGCCGTCCAGACCGCGCAGCCCTTCCTCGACGCGCTCGGCATCCGCGCGCGCGCCGGGGAGGTGCCCGCGGCCGAGCTGCGGGCGTGGCGGATCAACGCGAGCTCGCCCCACGCCTCCGCGGGGGTGGGTGCAGGCCGTGCGCGCGGCCGGCTGGCGGCAGCGGCCGCTGCCTCGCCCGCGCCGTCTTCCCCGCCCCCACGCCCTGCGCGCCGCCGACCCGCCATCGGCCCGCGCCGGATCGACGTGGCGGCCGGCTGGTGGCGGCGGCTGCGCCGCGGCGCCCGCACGGCTCCGCTCGCGTGGGACCACCTCCGACGGACGGACAGGACCTGA
- a CDS encoding glycosyltransferase family 4 protein: protein MIHGGAGGAGRPPVALATNNGDIGGGEVMLLSIAEALEALEVPVVVVGPSEPRALVAAALAAGHRVVELEAAGRPAWMRALRRWDASSREGVLWCNGLVPAVATAGRPRRIVHLHQRPSGLQRVLAPVARRGALATLVPSRYLAGVVPGSTVLPNWSRRVDLPEARPREDGTTVLGFLGRPSLAKGVRVLTEALALLEAGEPGAYRLVLAGEPRFVAERERREVEAALAPVAALVDRPGWIEPGDLFSRIDLLVVPSVQPESFGLVVTEAMSAGVPVVVSDAGALPEVVGPSIGATFRAGDPRALAELIRARKKRGLSESRESDRARWTDSYSPSSGKSAIDGLLARMVLSGDS, encoded by the coding sequence ATGATCCACGGGGGAGCGGGCGGCGCCGGGCGGCCTCCGGTGGCGCTCGCGACCAACAACGGCGACATCGGCGGCGGCGAGGTGATGCTGCTGAGCATCGCGGAGGCGCTCGAGGCGCTCGAGGTGCCTGTCGTGGTCGTCGGCCCCTCGGAGCCGCGTGCGCTCGTCGCCGCCGCCCTCGCCGCCGGCCACCGGGTCGTCGAGCTCGAGGCCGCGGGCAGACCCGCCTGGATGCGCGCGTTGCGGCGCTGGGACGCCTCCTCCCGCGAGGGCGTGCTGTGGTGCAACGGGCTGGTGCCGGCCGTGGCGACGGCAGGGCGTCCGCGGCGGATCGTGCACCTGCACCAGCGCCCGTCCGGCCTGCAGCGGGTGCTCGCGCCCGTCGCCCGCCGCGGCGCCCTGGCGACCCTCGTCCCCTCCCGCTACCTGGCGGGGGTCGTCCCCGGGTCGACCGTGCTGCCGAACTGGAGCCGCCGCGTCGACCTGCCGGAGGCGCGGCCGCGGGAGGACGGGACGACCGTCCTCGGCTTCCTCGGGCGTCCCTCGCTCGCGAAGGGGGTGCGGGTCCTCACCGAGGCGCTGGCGCTGCTGGAGGCCGGGGAACCGGGCGCGTATCGCCTGGTGCTGGCGGGCGAGCCCCGGTTCGTGGCGGAGCGGGAGCGTCGCGAGGTGGAGGCGGCCCTCGCCCCGGTCGCCGCTCTGGTGGACCGGCCGGGGTGGATCGAGCCCGGCGACCTCTTCTCGCGGATCGACCTCCTGGTGGTGCCGTCGGTGCAGCCGGAGTCGTTCGGCCTGGTCGTGACGGAGGCGATGTCGGCCGGCGTCCCCGTGGTCGTGAGCGATGCCGGTGCGCTCCCCGAGGTCGTCGGCCCGTCGATCGGCGCCACGTTCCGAGCCGGCGATCCGCGGGCTCTGGCCGAGCTGATCAGAGCCCGGAAGAAGAGAGGACTATCGGAGTCGCGGGAGAGTGATCGTGCCCGCTGGACCGATTCCTACTCGCCGTCCTCCGGGAAGTCGGCTATCGACGGACTTCTGGCGCGAATGGTCCTCTCCGGTGATTCCTGA
- a CDS encoding glycosyltransferase family 4 protein — protein sequence MTPEPEVLRVLGLFLKHPTLRLAPGEPFARGRLPYRADLLRDDSTRLLVPGHASRPAHVKLRDVVEHRTGLNVDTQLRALRAVRSADAVLCVLEPEAGLPALLRRARLGPYGRTPLVVLSCWWAEELLTGSPERRRQVVRLLQGVDRLVVLSENQREVFARHGVDERRIAPVLFGVDSDYYRPVPPRPKRFEVLAVGVDRGRDFDSLVAAAERLPHRRFDVVTTPARRPSRALPANVVLHDPVPVDRHRDNLRDAELVVVTSHDLAYPTGQSVLLEASGCGTCTAVTASAAMTGYIRDGETAFALPLHDPAGIAAVLEAVLSDDGKRAEVARAGRERVLAELNARHMWAGVRAILRDAVRERGRV from the coding sequence ATGACCCCCGAACCGGAAGTCCTCAGAGTGCTCGGACTGTTCCTCAAGCACCCGACACTGCGCCTGGCTCCGGGTGAGCCCTTCGCCCGCGGGAGGCTGCCGTACCGGGCCGACCTCCTCCGGGACGACTCGACGCGGCTCCTCGTCCCCGGTCACGCGTCTCGGCCCGCGCACGTGAAGCTCCGCGACGTCGTGGAGCACCGCACGGGGCTGAACGTGGACACGCAGCTGCGCGCGCTCCGGGCGGTCCGCTCGGCCGACGCGGTGCTCTGCGTGCTCGAGCCGGAGGCGGGCCTCCCCGCCCTGCTCCGGCGCGCGCGGCTCGGGCCGTACGGCCGCACGCCGCTCGTGGTCCTCTCCTGCTGGTGGGCGGAGGAGCTGCTCACCGGCTCGCCGGAGCGGCGCCGACAGGTGGTCCGGCTGCTCCAGGGCGTGGACCGGCTCGTCGTGCTCAGCGAGAACCAGCGCGAGGTCTTCGCCCGCCACGGCGTCGACGAGCGGCGGATCGCACCGGTCCTCTTCGGGGTCGACTCCGACTACTACCGGCCCGTTCCTCCGCGTCCGAAGCGGTTCGAGGTGCTCGCCGTCGGGGTCGACCGCGGGCGCGACTTCGACTCGCTGGTCGCCGCCGCCGAGCGCCTGCCGCACCGGCGGTTCGACGTCGTGACCACTCCTGCGCGGCGGCCGTCCCGGGCGCTGCCGGCCAACGTCGTCCTGCACGATCCCGTCCCGGTCGATCGGCACCGCGACAACCTGCGCGACGCCGAGCTCGTCGTCGTCACCAGCCACGACCTCGCCTACCCGACGGGCCAGAGCGTCCTGCTGGAGGCCTCCGGCTGCGGGACCTGCACGGCGGTCACCGCGAGCGCCGCGATGACCGGCTACATCCGCGACGGCGAGACGGCCTTCGCGCTGCCCCTGCACGACCCGGCGGGGATCGCGGCGGTGCTGGAGGCGGTGCTGAGCGACGACGGGAAGCGGGCCGAGGTCGCCCGCGCGGGCCGGGAGCGGGTGCTGGCCGAGCTGAACGCGCGGCACATGTGGGCGGGCGTGCGCGCCATCCTCCGCGACGCGGTCCGCGAGCGCGGCCGCGTCTGA
- a CDS encoding O-antigen ligase family protein, translating into MGLLVYRLPTPFLPGSVPLAQTALAALVLVSLFRRPTRRLGRAAWYPWLCLALLAFVLAGSSFDGLDALRRAANIALVMLTAGFLASGRIDVVSGLKGLAAALSLNAVLFVAGLAPDSYQGALTGFLQDKNVAGLVYGAAALLVSALSSRLWLRIGVLALGAGAVVATDSRTSMAAYACALVWLIAAPHLRLLFRALLGGGLVLLFLWAERNLATAGDYGVERAGSDALRARILDASVDKVALSPWTGSGLGEATARVDGIDWFFHNSYLALMAEGGVVLLVGVIGTVLVAGFATTAAGAGSRPGHAVGAASILVLLCATQLGEVFFAPISFVVIGAGLALLAEQSARARALPPE; encoded by the coding sequence ATGGGCCTCCTGGTCTACCGGCTCCCCACCCCCTTCCTCCCGGGGAGCGTCCCGCTGGCCCAGACGGCGCTGGCCGCCCTGGTCCTCGTCAGCCTCTTCCGGCGTCCGACCCGCCGTCTCGGACGGGCCGCCTGGTACCCGTGGCTGTGCCTCGCACTGCTCGCCTTCGTCCTCGCCGGCTCGTCCTTCGACGGCCTCGACGCCCTGCGCCGGGCGGCGAACATCGCGCTCGTCATGCTCACCGCGGGCTTCCTCGCGAGCGGGCGGATCGACGTGGTCTCGGGGCTCAAAGGACTCGCCGCGGCCCTGTCGCTGAACGCCGTGCTGTTCGTCGCGGGACTCGCCCCGGACAGCTACCAGGGCGCCCTGACCGGCTTCCTCCAGGACAAGAACGTGGCCGGTCTCGTCTACGGAGCGGCGGCGCTGCTGGTCTCGGCGCTCAGCTCACGGCTGTGGCTGCGGATCGGCGTGCTCGCGCTCGGAGCCGGCGCGGTCGTCGCCACCGACTCCCGCACGTCGATGGCGGCCTACGCCTGCGCGCTCGTGTGGCTCATCGCGGCGCCGCATCTGCGCCTGCTCTTCCGCGCGCTCCTCGGCGGCGGCCTCGTCCTGCTGTTCCTCTGGGCCGAGCGGAACCTGGCGACGGCGGGCGACTACGGGGTGGAGCGGGCAGGCTCCGACGCCCTGCGCGCCCGCATCCTCGACGCCTCGGTCGACAAGGTGGCGCTCTCGCCGTGGACCGGCTCCGGGCTCGGCGAGGCGACGGCGCGGGTCGACGGGATCGACTGGTTCTTCCACAACTCCTACCTGGCGCTGATGGCCGAGGGCGGCGTCGTGCTGCTCGTCGGCGTCATCGGCACCGTGCTCGTGGCCGGCTTCGCGACCACGGCCGCCGGGGCCGGGAGCCGCCCGGGGCACGCGGTCGGCGCGGCGAGCATCCTGGTGCTGCTGTGTGCGACGCAGCTGGGCGAGGTGTTCTTCGCCCCGATCTCGTTCGTCGTGATCGGCGCGGGTCTCGCTCTGCTCGCGGAGCAGTCCGCCCGCGCCCGCGCTCTGCCGCCGGAGTAG